A stretch of Anaerobacillus alkaliphilus DNA encodes these proteins:
- a CDS encoding histidine kinase N-terminal domain-containing protein, whose product MNSVSIYHDILQFLNRSEADFLEEWWQSITLHQNDIHKDKVKENGLQMYLLTKSSLQNLITEEEIMLLAYKVAKERVEANVNISDFVHNVNLGRSIVTRHIFLSGSKPEHLHAAIDVVNKTFDLFCYHAVKKYSVLKELEIEEKNILLNETHKVKLTLLGQMSSSFVHEFRNPLTAVIGFIKLLKTDYPNLKYLDIIDHELDQLKFRITQFLHTSKNEGAQEQRKEVVAIRQLLEEIIKFLYPSIVDIDVNVITSFGQEAKTVANKNELKQVFLNILMNSIDAITKKEKPREIYVETFTEGNYVIIEISNNGPIIPDETREIIFEPFYTTKELGTGIGLFVCRKIIEKHRGDISCRSNEELTTFVIRLPLLV is encoded by the coding sequence ATGAACTCTGTCTCAATCTATCATGATATTTTGCAATTTTTAAACAGAAGTGAAGCTGATTTTCTAGAAGAGTGGTGGCAGAGCATTACACTGCACCAAAATGATATACACAAGGACAAGGTTAAAGAAAATGGGCTTCAAATGTATCTATTAACAAAAAGTTCCTTGCAAAACCTTATAACAGAAGAAGAAATTATGCTGCTAGCTTATAAGGTTGCTAAAGAACGGGTTGAAGCGAATGTTAATATTAGTGACTTTGTTCATAACGTCAACTTAGGAAGATCAATTGTCACTAGGCATATCTTCTTATCAGGGAGCAAGCCCGAACATCTTCATGCGGCAATAGATGTTGTAAACAAAACGTTCGATCTATTTTGTTATCATGCTGTTAAGAAATATAGTGTTCTAAAGGAACTAGAAATTGAAGAGAAAAATATCCTCCTTAATGAAACACATAAAGTGAAGCTTACATTATTAGGACAAATGTCATCTAGCTTCGTTCATGAATTTCGAAACCCCCTTACAGCAGTAATTGGGTTTATTAAACTACTAAAAACAGATTATCCAAATTTAAAGTATTTAGATATTATTGATCATGAATTAGACCAATTAAAGTTTCGGATTACTCAATTTCTTCATACCTCGAAAAACGAAGGCGCTCAAGAACAGCGTAAAGAGGTTGTAGCTATTCGACAGTTATTGGAGGAAATTATCAAGTTCCTTTATCCAAGTATTGTTGATATAGATGTCAATGTAATAACTAGTTTTGGGCAAGAAGCTAAGACAGTTGCCAATAAGAATGAATTAAAGCAAGTCTTTTTAAATATTTTAATGAATTCTATTGATGCTATTACGAAAAAAGAGAAACCTAGAGAAATATACGTTGAAACCTTTACTGAAGGAAATTATGTTATTATTGAGATCTCGAATAATGGGCCAATAATTCCTGACGAAACTAGAGAAATTATTTTTGAACCATTCTACACAACCAAGGAATTAGGTACAGGAATTGGCTTATTTGTCTGTAGAAAAATTATTGAAAAACACCGAGGGGATATTTCTTGTCGCTCTAATGAGGAGTTAACAACCTTTGTTATCCGCTTGCCTCTTTTAGTGTAA
- a CDS encoding electron transfer flavoprotein subunit beta/FixA family protein, protein MLHIVACIKQVPDTKIIKMNPKTNTMDRASAPAILNPYDAHAVEEAVRLKKRYGGLVSVLTMGPPPAVKAIKKCIEIGADEGYMISDRAFAGADTLATSYALTKALEKISKIHPIDLIICGKMTIDGDTGQVGPGIARRLDIPPLTSVKKVVEVNEKERYMVIHRKLEDGYEVIKSPLPCLLAVEKEINKVPYSPLPNMMKAARYKPIIWAVADLEDIDRTQLGLKGSPTIVSKVWAPPKPQGGTILDGTNDQQVQQLLDIVLEKKELFQ, encoded by the coding sequence ATGCTACATATTGTAGCCTGTATTAAACAAGTACCAGATACAAAGATCATTAAGATGAATCCGAAAACGAACACAATGGACCGTGCTAGTGCTCCTGCAATATTAAACCCATACGATGCCCATGCAGTAGAAGAAGCCGTCCGTTTAAAGAAGCGATACGGGGGTTTAGTATCAGTTTTAACGATGGGCCCTCCTCCTGCGGTGAAAGCCATTAAAAAATGCATAGAAATTGGGGCTGATGAAGGCTACATGATTTCTGACAGAGCATTTGCTGGTGCAGATACGTTAGCGACTAGCTATGCATTAACAAAAGCCCTGGAAAAAATCTCAAAAATCCACCCTATTGATCTAATTATTTGTGGAAAGATGACAATAGACGGTGATACTGGTCAAGTCGGTCCAGGGATCGCACGGCGACTAGATATACCTCCATTAACCTCGGTGAAAAAAGTTGTTGAAGTGAATGAAAAAGAAAGGTATATGGTCATTCATCGGAAATTAGAAGATGGCTATGAAGTCATTAAATCACCACTTCCTTGCTTACTTGCTGTTGAAAAAGAGATTAATAAAGTTCCTTATTCACCATTACCAAATATGATGAAGGCTGCACGTTACAAGCCGATTATTTGGGCTGTAGCCGACCTAGAGGATATTGATCGAACCCAACTTGGCTTAAAAGGTTCACCTACAATCGTGTCAAAGGTATGGGCACCTCCTAAACCACAAGGAGGAACGATTTTAGATGGAACAAATGATCAACAAGTACAACAACTTTTAGACATCGTGTTAGAGAAGAAAGAACTATTTCAATAA
- a CDS encoding TetR/AcrR family transcriptional regulator: protein MTQNNSLKELLRLNTNDEKYSEKQLKILEAAIETFSEKGYAASSTNEIAKKAGVAEGTIFRHYKTKKELLLSIVTPLMTKLLGPFVAKDFAKEIFEVNYDNFEQFIRNLAFNRYEFVKNHSSVVKILIQEISFHDELKEPYIKLFQEHIFEKFKATIIKFQEAKEIVNWPPETIIRLIINTIAGTLLSMFLLRPEANWRYEEEMELTISFLVNGLKLK from the coding sequence ATGACTCAAAATAATTCGTTAAAAGAATTGTTGCGATTAAATACAAACGATGAAAAATATAGTGAAAAACAATTAAAAATTTTAGAAGCGGCAATCGAAACTTTTTCTGAAAAAGGATATGCAGCATCTTCCACAAATGAGATTGCTAAAAAAGCAGGCGTAGCAGAGGGAACTATTTTTCGTCATTACAAAACAAAAAAAGAGTTACTACTCTCAATTGTCACCCCTCTTATGACAAAATTGTTGGGGCCGTTTGTAGCAAAGGATTTTGCAAAGGAGATCTTTGAGGTCAACTATGATAATTTCGAGCAATTTATTCGTAATTTAGCGTTTAACCGCTATGAATTTGTAAAAAATCATAGTTCTGTTGTGAAAATATTAATTCAAGAAATTTCATTCCATGACGAATTAAAAGAACCTTATATTAAACTTTTTCAGGAACATATCTTTGAAAAATTTAAAGCAACGATTATTAAGTTTCAAGAAGCTAAAGAAATTGTCAATTGGCCTCCTGAGACGATTATACGTTTGATTATCAATACAATTGCGGGGACGCTTCTTTCAATGTTTTTACTTCGTCCAGAAGCGAACTGGCGATACGAAGAAGAGATGGAGCTTACAATAAGTTTTCTAGTGAACGGGCTAAAGTTGAAGTAG
- a CDS encoding ABC transporter permease — MRIQAIVSRIIRQFFRDKRTLAMIIVAPIFILWLTSLVFSGGNIEPNIGIVDGNEILVTKIDHVKFFSDEEKAISALVRKDIHGYVNLGEVPPKIIVEGSDPTINQAVIQIAQKLHSPNLGIDQFEVNYYYGNKHMSVFDNIGPFLIGFFVFFFVFIIAGVSFLRERTSGTLEKLLSTPLKRWEIVVGYVLGFGLFTSLQTVIIVYVSIELLGMVMAGSIWLVMLVTLVLSITALTLGTLLSAFARNELQMIQFIPIVIIPQVFFSGLFSIEGLATWIQSLSVIMPLSYGGEAMRDIMIRGKGIEDIFVNIVVLLSFSILFMILNNLALKKHRKI; from the coding sequence ATGAGAATTCAAGCAATCGTTAGTAGGATCATACGTCAGTTTTTTAGAGATAAACGTACATTGGCAATGATTATTGTTGCGCCTATATTTATCCTATGGTTGACCTCTTTAGTATTTTCAGGGGGAAACATAGAACCTAACATTGGAATTGTAGATGGAAATGAGATACTAGTTACTAAGATTGATCATGTAAAATTTTTTTCTGACGAAGAAAAGGCTATCAGTGCTCTTGTGAGGAAGGACATTCATGGATATGTCAACTTGGGTGAAGTTCCACCAAAGATTATCGTGGAAGGAAGCGATCCTACTATAAATCAAGCCGTTATACAAATCGCTCAGAAACTTCATTCGCCAAATCTAGGTATAGATCAGTTTGAGGTAAATTATTATTATGGAAACAAGCATATGTCAGTGTTTGATAATATTGGTCCATTTTTAATTGGATTTTTTGTTTTTTTCTTTGTCTTTATTATCGCTGGTGTATCTTTTCTTAGGGAAAGAACCAGTGGAACCTTAGAGAAATTATTATCTACACCGTTAAAAAGGTGGGAGATTGTCGTAGGATATGTTTTAGGGTTCGGATTATTTACCTCTCTTCAAACAGTTATCATTGTATATGTCTCAATTGAATTACTAGGTATGGTAATGGCAGGATCTATTTGGCTTGTTATGTTAGTGACACTAGTGTTATCAATTACAGCTCTTACACTAGGAACATTACTATCAGCTTTTGCAAGAAATGAGCTTCAAATGATACAGTTTATTCCGATTGTAATCATTCCACAAGTTTTCTTCTCGGGGTTATTTTCAATAGAAGGTCTAGCTACGTGGATACAATCTTTAAGTGTGATTATGCCACTAAGTTACGGTGGAGAGGCTATGCGTGATATTATGATTCGTGGTAAAGGAATTGAGGATATCTTTGTGAATATAGTAGTCTTGCTCTCTTTTTCTATACTTTTTATGATATTAAATAATCTAGCATTAAAAAAACACCGTAAAATTTAG
- a CDS encoding response regulator transcription factor, producing the protein MSYRILVVEDDVYIQELIQEFLQAQNYQVDVTDDGLEAWRLLASNERKYDLVLLDVMLPNLDGFSLCKMIRQKSALPVIILTALSEEKDQLKAFELEADDFITKPFSFNVLVRRVEAVLRRSATQPTPTSDLEFGRLRVDVKGYKVYVDDELVDLTVKEFEILHLFIENTGRVLTRDVLLEKIWGYDYFGDNRIVDAHIKNIRKKLGVPYIKTVKGLGYSLERDHHEEKRDHA; encoded by the coding sequence ATGTCATATAGAATTCTTGTTGTTGAAGATGATGTGTATATTCAAGAATTAATTCAAGAATTTTTACAAGCACAAAATTATCAAGTGGATGTTACAGATGACGGCTTGGAGGCATGGAGATTACTAGCTTCGAACGAAAGAAAATACGACTTAGTGCTATTAGATGTGATGCTGCCTAACCTGGATGGATTTTCGTTATGTAAGATGATCAGGCAGAAATCAGCTTTACCGGTAATTATCTTAACAGCTTTAAGTGAGGAGAAAGATCAGCTAAAGGCATTTGAGTTAGAAGCTGATGATTTTATTACAAAACCATTTTCTTTTAATGTTCTCGTAAGACGAGTAGAAGCAGTATTGAGAAGGTCAGCAACACAGCCTACCCCAACAAGTGACTTAGAATTCGGTAGATTAAGAGTGGATGTGAAAGGTTATAAAGTATATGTCGATGATGAACTTGTAGATTTAACTGTCAAGGAATTTGAAATCCTTCATCTATTTATAGAAAACACAGGTAGAGTACTCACTAGGGATGTCCTATTAGAAAAAATATGGGGCTATGATTATTTTGGCGATAATCGAATAGTTGATGCACATATCAAAAACATTCGAAAAAAATTAGGGGTACCTTACATTAAAACGGTTAAAGGATTAGGTTATTCTCTAGAAAGGGATCATCATGAAGAAAAAAGGGATCACGCTTAA
- a CDS encoding ABC transporter ATP-binding protein: protein MSLLTVSVEGVSKHFGKQKVLDKINLKVYSGEIFGLLGPSGAGKTTLVKIIAGIDTASCGKTQVLNVAMPNLENLKKVGYMAQSDALYSELTAYENLDFFATIYGLKGTKKKEKIFEVMKLVNLVKDITKPVNQFSGGMKRRLSLAVSLLHNPDVLILDEPTVGIDPVLRQAIWEELRRISESGTTIIVTTHVMDEAERCDRLALLRDGTVIATGTTSELKKETNSETIEEVFLVLGGSKQ, encoded by the coding sequence ATGTCTTTATTAACAGTTTCTGTTGAGGGTGTTTCAAAACATTTTGGTAAACAGAAGGTTTTGGATAAGATCAATTTGAAAGTCTACAGTGGTGAAATATTTGGTTTACTTGGACCATCCGGTGCCGGCAAGACAACTCTAGTGAAAATAATTGCTGGTATTGATACAGCTAGCTGTGGAAAAACTCAAGTATTGAATGTAGCCATGCCAAATCTCGAAAACCTAAAGAAAGTCGGCTATATGGCTCAATCAGACGCTCTGTACAGTGAACTTACAGCCTATGAGAATCTAGATTTTTTTGCAACCATCTATGGATTAAAGGGTACTAAAAAGAAAGAAAAAATCTTCGAAGTTATGAAACTCGTAAATTTAGTCAAAGACATAACAAAGCCAGTGAACCAATTCTCGGGAGGAATGAAGCGACGACTATCGTTAGCGGTTTCTTTATTACACAACCCAGATGTGTTAATTCTCGATGAACCAACTGTTGGAATTGATCCTGTGTTGCGTCAAGCAATCTGGGAGGAGCTTAGAAGAATAAGTGAAAGCGGAACAACAATTATTGTTACTACCCATGTCATGGACGAAGCAGAAAGATGTGATCGTCTGGCATTACTTCGGGATGGAACGGTCATAGCAACGGGAACGACTTCCGAACTAAAAAAGGAGACTAATTCAGAGACAATTGAAGAGGTATTTCTCGTGCTAGGGGGGAGTAAACAATGA
- a CDS encoding HAMP domain-containing sensor histidine kinase, whose product MKKKGITLKIFYITSALLVVSALIIYLTLYFLLPNFYYSYKKSTLIEGVTSLVEVIEESPLEEVEYHLNEFVETYNVRLIIQNQFGYVIYFPMDRFIREDPSRGRVQFPGRSQLDRRILEDMWQNPNMITLSQPINLQEDPQQYVLTVAAPLQPIDEASKVILMFFPYMLIIIAIISVIGAYFYSNLISKPLLKLNNIAKKMAHLDFSSKSPITTNDELGELSKSLNTLSVNLQTNMDDLKQANNKLKNDIQIEREQEQKRREFIATISHELKTPLTAVSGQLEGMIYEIGSYKDRDKYLRQSYSILNEMEKLVLEILDVSQLESSYFTPNVQTINLSTLVQNAVIQTQYFLEQKQLKIRVSVEPNVSIIGDEKLIAKAIANIFSNAVKYTSTGECVDIQLFSRSNETVLKVLNSGAFIEEDQLNKVFEPFYRIEKSRNRKTGGSGLGLYIVKRILDMHKVIYSIENDPEGVLFTMIFTNNNEH is encoded by the coding sequence ATGAAGAAAAAAGGGATCACGCTTAAGATTTTCTATATTACAAGTGCCTTGCTAGTGGTTTCAGCATTAATCATATATCTGACACTCTATTTTCTTCTTCCTAATTTTTATTATAGCTATAAAAAATCTACATTAATTGAGGGTGTTACTAGCTTAGTTGAAGTCATTGAGGAAAGTCCCCTTGAAGAAGTTGAATATCATTTAAATGAATTTGTTGAAACGTATAACGTTCGTTTGATTATTCAAAATCAATTTGGTTATGTGATTTATTTCCCTATGGATCGCTTTATTCGAGAAGATCCAAGTCGAGGAAGAGTCCAATTTCCAGGAAGAAGTCAGCTAGATCGAAGGATATTAGAAGATATGTGGCAAAATCCTAACATGATTACACTGTCTCAGCCAATTAACCTACAAGAAGACCCCCAACAATATGTACTAACTGTAGCCGCACCTCTACAACCAATTGATGAGGCTTCAAAGGTAATTCTGATGTTTTTTCCTTATATGTTAATTATTATTGCGATTATTTCTGTCATAGGTGCTTACTTCTATTCTAACTTAATTTCCAAACCATTGTTGAAATTAAATAACATAGCTAAAAAGATGGCCCATTTAGACTTTTCTTCTAAATCTCCAATTACGACAAATGACGAATTAGGAGAACTATCAAAAAGTCTAAATACGTTGTCAGTAAACTTACAAACTAATATGGATGATCTAAAGCAAGCGAACAATAAACTAAAGAATGACATCCAAATAGAGAGAGAGCAAGAACAAAAACGCCGTGAGTTTATTGCGACAATTTCTCATGAATTAAAGACGCCGTTAACAGCCGTTTCAGGACAATTAGAGGGAATGATCTATGAAATAGGCAGCTACAAGGACCGAGATAAATACTTAAGGCAATCATATTCAATCCTAAATGAAATGGAAAAGTTAGTTCTTGAGATTTTGGATGTTTCGCAATTAGAAAGCTCTTATTTTACGCCGAATGTACAAACAATAAACTTATCTACTTTAGTTCAAAACGCAGTTATTCAAACACAATATTTCCTAGAACAAAAGCAATTGAAAATTCGTGTTTCGGTTGAACCAAATGTATCTATAATAGGAGATGAAAAACTGATAGCAAAAGCAATCGCAAACATCTTCAGTAATGCCGTTAAGTATACAAGTACAGGGGAATGCGTAGATATCCAATTGTTTAGTAGAAGTAATGAGACTGTTCTTAAGGTTTTAAACAGTGGGGCATTTATCGAAGAAGACCAGCTTAATAAAGTCTTTGAGCCCTTTTACCGAATTGAAAAATCGAGAAACCGAAAGACTGGTGGTAGTGGGCTAGGTCTCTATATTGTAAAACGAATTTTAGACATGCATAAGGTCATTTATTCCATCGAAAATGATCCTGAAGGTGTTTTATTTACAATGATTTTTACGAATAATAATGAACACTAG
- a CDS encoding FAD-dependent oxidoreductase — MSEKFDCIVVGAGPAGISCAYEMAKSGLNVVLIERGEYPGSKNVMGGVLYRKMMEDIIPEFYKEAPLERPVVEQRFMMLDKQSASTFSYKGLEWAEEPYNNFTVLRAKFDQWFADQAVKQGALLINETVVLECIVENGKVIGVKTDREAGEIFADVVVLADGVNSLLAKSLGFHKEFRPDEVALATMEILKLDKKIIEDRFNLEPNQGCTFEIFGDATKGILGTGFLYTNKDSLSIGVGTLLSGMIKKKIKPYELLEYVKNHPIIRPYIQGSEPIEYLAHLIPEGGYHSMPKVCDNGVLVIGDAAQLVNAIHREGSNMAMTSGKYAAETVLLAKERGDYSVRTLDTYRMKLMGSFVGQDLKKYKDATHHFDKYPQYFEQYIPMLNRAASQMFTVDGTSKWDKQKKIWNDLGSNREKLKMARDILRAMKVVK; from the coding sequence ATGTCTGAAAAATTTGATTGCATCGTTGTCGGTGCAGGTCCCGCAGGAATTTCTTGTGCATATGAAATGGCCAAATCTGGATTAAATGTAGTCTTAATTGAACGAGGCGAATACCCAGGGTCAAAAAACGTTATGGGTGGTGTTCTATACCGCAAGATGATGGAGGACATAATCCCGGAGTTTTATAAAGAAGCTCCTTTAGAACGACCTGTTGTTGAGCAACGTTTCATGATGTTGGATAAGCAATCAGCATCCACCTTTAGTTACAAAGGGTTAGAATGGGCAGAAGAACCTTATAACAACTTTACTGTCTTACGCGCAAAATTTGATCAATGGTTTGCGGATCAAGCCGTAAAACAAGGGGCACTCCTCATTAATGAGACGGTTGTATTAGAATGTATTGTTGAAAACGGCAAAGTAATCGGTGTAAAAACAGATCGTGAAGCCGGTGAAATTTTCGCCGATGTCGTTGTCTTAGCAGACGGTGTTAACTCGTTGCTAGCAAAGTCACTTGGATTTCACAAGGAATTTAGACCTGATGAAGTCGCCCTAGCAACGATGGAAATTTTAAAGCTTGATAAGAAGATCATTGAAGATCGTTTTAACTTAGAACCGAACCAAGGTTGTACATTTGAGATCTTCGGTGATGCAACAAAAGGGATCTTGGGTACAGGGTTTCTCTACACAAACAAAGACAGCTTAAGCATTGGCGTTGGTACCCTACTTTCAGGGATGATTAAGAAAAAGATCAAACCCTATGAGCTACTCGAGTACGTGAAAAACCATCCAATCATCAGGCCATATATCCAGGGTAGTGAGCCAATTGAGTATCTGGCTCACCTTATCCCAGAAGGTGGGTATCATTCAATGCCTAAGGTCTGTGATAATGGCGTTCTTGTCATTGGAGATGCTGCACAACTAGTTAACGCCATTCACCGCGAAGGTTCAAATATGGCCATGACTTCAGGAAAATACGCAGCTGAAACTGTTCTCCTTGCGAAAGAAAGGGGTGATTATTCAGTTAGAACTCTAGATACGTATCGAATGAAGTTAATGGGTAGCTTTGTTGGTCAAGATTTGAAAAAGTACAAAGACGCTACTCACCATTTTGATAAATACCCTCAGTATTTTGAGCAATACATTCCAATGCTTAACCGAGCTGCTAGTCAAATGTTTACCGTTGATGGAACATCTAAATGGGATAAACAAAAGAAAATTTGGAACGACCTTGGAAGCAACCGTGAAAAACTGAAAATGGCTAGAGATATATTACGAGCAATGAAGGTGGTGAAATAA
- a CDS encoding peptidylprolyl isomerase produces the protein MRIMKNILMALLIMLVFTGCSSEEENTSADLATFEFQPVDRTNLPDDKIVATFTGGEITGREFANFLAVQAFINPSAPINDEEYRLQIINDLIVEKSTANEVKDTEWAYQQLDIVWNQILLQYDEETIMNAYETLGINEDVVKEALVALLNIETYFREQITEEELNDLYEEVIEEFTTATFSHILIAINEVETNEEFELRSTDEAFEIANELYSQIIAGADLGALAIEHSDDLGSSENNGRYENITISGLVPEFQQALLDLEKNIVSEPVKTDYGYHLIRVEERHVTPLNEVKDVLLAELTYEKYVDYYLDVLPEYIIEINL, from the coding sequence ATGAGGATAATGAAAAATATACTAATGGCACTTTTAATTATGTTAGTTTTTACTGGCTGTAGTTCAGAAGAAGAAAATACTAGTGCTGATCTTGCGACGTTTGAGTTTCAACCTGTTGATAGAACCAATCTTCCAGATGACAAAATTGTGGCTACTTTCACAGGTGGAGAGATTACTGGGAGAGAATTTGCTAATTTCTTAGCAGTACAAGCTTTTATCAACCCGTCAGCCCCGATAAATGATGAAGAGTATCGCTTACAGATAATTAATGACTTAATTGTTGAAAAAAGCACTGCTAATGAAGTCAAGGATACGGAGTGGGCATATCAGCAACTTGATATCGTTTGGAATCAAATATTGCTACAGTATGATGAAGAGACTATTATGAATGCCTATGAGACATTGGGTATTAATGAAGACGTGGTAAAAGAAGCGTTAGTTGCACTATTAAATATTGAAACATATTTCCGCGAACAAATTACCGAAGAAGAGTTGAATGATTTGTACGAAGAAGTAATTGAGGAATTTACAACAGCGACATTTTCTCATATTCTAATAGCTATTAATGAAGTTGAGACAAACGAGGAATTTGAGCTGCGCTCAACGGATGAAGCCTTTGAAATAGCGAACGAGTTATATTCTCAAATTATTGCAGGCGCAGACTTAGGTGCACTTGCTATCGAACACTCCGATGACTTAGGTAGTAGTGAAAATAATGGGCGGTACGAAAATATTACAATTTCTGGCTTGGTTCCAGAATTTCAGCAAGCTTTACTCGACCTAGAGAAAAATATCGTTAGTGAACCGGTTAAGACGGATTATGGATATCATCTAATTCGAGTTGAAGAACGTCACGTAACTCCTCTTAATGAAGTTAAAGATGTATTATTAGCAGAATTAACCTATGAAAAATATGTAGATTACTATTTAGATGTTCTGCCAGAGTATATTATTGAAATAAATTTATAA
- a CDS encoding ferredoxin family protein, whose protein sequence is MSGVTKAQTIEEKQYLVRFNADTESHLHVLDHDTCLSKCPDKICTIFCPAEVYKWEDIRMHVGYEGCHECGSCRIGCPHENIKWVYPKGGHGIVFRLG, encoded by the coding sequence ATGAGCGGAGTAACAAAAGCACAGACAATCGAAGAAAAACAATATCTTGTTCGATTTAATGCTGATACCGAGTCTCATCTTCACGTTTTAGATCATGACACTTGCTTATCAAAATGCCCCGACAAAATTTGTACGATTTTTTGCCCAGCGGAAGTCTATAAATGGGAAGATATTCGTATGCATGTCGGTTACGAAGGCTGTCACGAATGTGGTAGTTGTCGGATTGGTTGTCCACATGAGAATATTAAATGGGTGTATCCAAAAGGCGGTCATGGCATTGTATTTAGACTAGGATAA
- a CDS encoding electron transfer flavoprotein subunit alpha/FixB family protein, whose product MNFEDYRGIWVFIEIKDGKVAPVSLELLGAGRELADKRKSQLAGLLIGDGVEEYVQTLYEYGADTVYVYDDPLFNHYRTESFMRAVFDCCEKHKPEVLLYGATANGKDLASAVATDLPTGLTADTTILDIEEDTGLLLASRPAFGGNIMATILCKKYRPQMATVRPKVMKALTPQEGRSGELVRETVDLKEDDIRTKVLEIVRETTKKSSIDEADIIVAGGKGLGSKAGFELIHQFAQVIGAAVGGSRDVVEAGWIPHQNQVGQTGLTVTPKIYFAIGISGAIQHIVGMQNSGLIIAINKDPDAPIFQTCHYGIVGDAHEVVPLLIKAFEKALDRRVSHV is encoded by the coding sequence GTGAATTTTGAAGATTACCGTGGAATATGGGTGTTCATTGAAATAAAAGATGGAAAAGTTGCTCCAGTATCTTTGGAGTTATTAGGCGCCGGAAGAGAACTTGCTGATAAAAGAAAATCACAGTTAGCCGGCTTATTAATTGGTGATGGTGTTGAGGAGTATGTTCAGACTCTTTATGAATACGGAGCAGATACAGTCTACGTATATGATGACCCGTTATTTAATCACTATCGAACAGAATCGTTTATGCGCGCAGTGTTCGATTGTTGTGAGAAACACAAGCCTGAAGTTCTTTTATACGGTGCGACCGCTAATGGAAAAGACTTAGCAAGTGCCGTAGCTACGGACCTACCTACTGGATTAACAGCAGACACGACAATCCTCGATATAGAAGAAGATACTGGCCTCCTACTAGCAAGCCGGCCAGCCTTTGGCGGAAATATTATGGCAACAATTTTATGTAAAAAATATCGACCACAAATGGCCACTGTTCGACCGAAAGTAATGAAAGCCCTTACACCACAAGAAGGCCGTTCTGGTGAACTCGTTAGGGAGACAGTCGACCTCAAAGAAGACGACATACGAACAAAGGTTTTAGAGATTGTTAGAGAAACAACGAAAAAATCTAGCATTGATGAAGCAGATATTATTGTCGCAGGAGGTAAAGGCTTAGGCAGCAAAGCAGGCTTCGAATTAATTCATCAATTTGCTCAAGTAATAGGTGCCGCAGTTGGTGGCAGTCGTGATGTCGTGGAAGCTGGTTGGATCCCTCACCAAAACCAAGTTGGTCAAACAGGACTTACAGTGACACCAAAAATTTATTTTGCAATAGGAATTTCCGGGGCCATTCAGCATATTGTTGGCATGCAAAACTCCGGTTTAATCATAGCAATAAATAAAGATCCAGATGCTCCTATTTTTCAAACCTGTCACTACGGTATCGTCGGTGACGCTCATGAAGTAGTTCCATTATTAATTAAAGCATTTGAAAAAGCTTTGGACAGGAGGGTTAGTCATGTCTGA